Proteins from a genomic interval of uncultured Desulfuromusa sp.:
- a CDS encoding PilZ domain-containing protein, whose protein sequence is MSVLNQLKDYRVVKVSLPQLAGSKLSLDAVAKTTTSPQFEVTFLPDQLHPELLDPEEFCLVTFDVAGETKSIKAKVVSAEEEAKLLLEMVESFAYIQKRGYFRVDADLSVSYWTIDDEHPSAKSVQTPVNISGGGLRLPVSEEIKAGTRLGLEIVIDSPQPAVVECVGEVVANYDDKGGRQLALTFVDIEDEDQDAIIAYCLAEQRKQLRLKVKLLGGTVS, encoded by the coding sequence ATGTCTGTGCTGAACCAATTAAAAGATTACCGGGTTGTTAAGGTTTCCCTGCCTCAACTTGCTGGTAGTAAGTTATCCCTAGATGCCGTTGCCAAGACAACGACCTCTCCCCAGTTTGAAGTCACTTTCCTCCCTGATCAGTTGCATCCGGAACTTTTGGATCCCGAAGAATTTTGTCTGGTAACTTTTGATGTTGCCGGGGAAACGAAATCCATTAAAGCGAAGGTTGTCTCTGCAGAGGAGGAAGCAAAACTGTTGCTTGAGATGGTTGAATCTTTTGCCTATATTCAAAAACGTGGCTATTTTCGTGTTGATGCGGATTTGTCAGTCAGCTATTGGACGATTGATGATGAGCATCCGTCAGCCAAGTCGGTACAGACTCCTGTTAATATCAGCGGGGGTGGCTTGCGGCTGCCGGTTTCGGAGGAAATTAAAGCCGGGACCAGGCTCGGATTGGAAATAGTCATTGATTCACCACAGCCTGCGGTTGTTGAATGTGTCGGTGAGGTTGTTGCTAATTATGACGACAAGGGAGGTCGGCAGCTTGCGTTGACATTTGTCGATATTGAGGATGAAGACCAAGACGCAATTATTGCTTACTGTCTTGCTGAGCAGCGAAAACAATTACGTTTAAAAGTAAAACTTTTAGGTGGAACGGTTTCTTGA
- the fliS gene encoding flagellar export chaperone FliS yields the protein MNAYMNQYQNNQILNASPERILILLYDGSIRFCRQAIHAMDEGKRTVQAEKISRAMAIISEFSNTLNHDVGGEIATDLDALYSFMMRELTSANVKNDRKALETVEDLLIGLRETWVEAIEINRTQQVSKSEPEVRHVAASF from the coding sequence ATGAATGCCTATATGAACCAATACCAGAATAATCAGATTTTAAATGCTTCTCCTGAACGGATTCTGATCCTCCTCTACGACGGTTCAATTCGTTTCTGTCGTCAGGCGATTCATGCAATGGATGAGGGAAAACGAACAGTTCAGGCAGAAAAAATCAGTCGTGCCATGGCGATTATCAGCGAGTTTTCCAATACTCTCAATCATGACGTTGGTGGTGAGATCGCGACTGATCTGGATGCTCTCTATTCTTTCATGATGCGTGAATTAACCAGTGCGAATGTCAAAAATGATCGTAAGGCTCTGGAAACGGTTGAAGATCTCTTGATCGGTCTGCGGGAAACCTGGGTTGAAGCTATTGAGATCAACAGGACTCAGCAGGTATCAAAGTCTGAACCGGAAGTCAGACATGTTGCGGCTTCATTCTGA
- the fliD gene encoding flagellar filament capping protein FliD, whose product MSISFSGLATSLDSNAIIEQLMKIERQPVDRLEADRSWFTKRQDAYTTLDGNLKTFLTSIENLGSSDDLMKKSVNSTSQDFFSVDAENDALPNTNYQVEVLALAQVQKDVSQGYADKFAQGFASGELTLTVGDNEAVTITIDETNNSLEGVMQAINDADAGVNASIINDGTDSPYRLVLTGENVASGFTLTSTLSNYDGDVSGQLEAGGFSDQDAEIFGSGTLSLSTGDIITLSDEANSLTSIMEAINAEALTTGVTASVVADGDNFILSLSDGESIASTALSGSNYSPLNLVETQSATQAHIRVDNIDIYSDSNTLTEAIPGLNLDLVKAEEGTTTVVSVGIDEAAIKSQIQSFVKGYNSVASFINSQSTINGSSGGVLNGDSGVGVIKRRLQNLLTTTIDNSGSFAALSQLGLKTQKDGTLELDDEMLTEAIQNNLADVEKLLVGEDGADGVAVKFQNYLEGITDSIDGVLAGTKKSTESNLKRIDNRIEQIEVRLAQREETMRRQYTALEELISGMNNQSAFLTQQMDMLTNMMTGNN is encoded by the coding sequence ATGTCCATATCATTTAGTGGTTTAGCAACAAGCTTGGATTCCAACGCCATTATTGAGCAGTTGATGAAAATTGAGCGTCAACCGGTTGATCGTCTGGAAGCGGACCGAAGCTGGTTTACCAAACGGCAAGATGCTTACACCACATTAGATGGCAATCTGAAAACTTTTCTTACCAGCATAGAAAATCTTGGCTCGTCTGATGATCTGATGAAGAAATCAGTAAATTCAACCAGTCAAGATTTCTTCAGTGTCGATGCCGAAAATGATGCCCTGCCAAATACCAACTATCAGGTTGAAGTTCTTGCTCTGGCCCAAGTGCAGAAAGATGTTTCTCAAGGGTATGCAGATAAGTTTGCCCAGGGTTTTGCTTCTGGTGAATTAACTTTGACCGTTGGTGACAACGAGGCTGTGACCATTACCATTGATGAGACGAATAATTCTCTTGAAGGAGTTATGCAGGCGATTAACGATGCTGATGCAGGCGTCAACGCATCGATTATTAATGATGGGACGGATAGCCCCTACCGATTGGTTTTAACCGGTGAAAATGTTGCTTCCGGATTTACGCTGACATCGACATTGTCAAATTATGATGGCGATGTCAGCGGCCAGTTAGAAGCTGGAGGTTTTTCGGATCAGGACGCTGAGATTTTTGGCAGTGGAACTCTGAGTCTTTCTACCGGTGATATTATTACTCTTAGTGATGAGGCTAATTCTCTGACCAGTATTATGGAAGCGATTAATGCTGAAGCCCTGACCACAGGTGTAACTGCCTCAGTTGTTGCTGATGGGGACAACTTTATTCTTTCCCTCAGCGATGGTGAGTCGATTGCGTCAACGGCTTTGAGCGGCAGCAACTATTCCCCCTTGAATTTGGTCGAGACACAGTCTGCGACACAAGCTCATATCCGTGTTGATAACATTGATATTTATTCTGACAGCAATACGTTGACTGAGGCTATTCCGGGTTTGAATCTTGATCTGGTCAAGGCTGAGGAGGGAACGACAACAGTTGTTTCCGTTGGTATTGATGAGGCGGCAATAAAGTCGCAAATTCAGTCTTTTGTTAAGGGCTACAATTCTGTTGCATCTTTTATTAATTCTCAATCAACAATCAACGGTTCTTCAGGCGGAGTTTTAAACGGGGATTCTGGGGTTGGTGTTATTAAACGACGACTCCAGAATTTATTGACGACAACGATTGATAACAGTGGTAGTTTTGCCGCGTTATCTCAGTTGGGGTTAAAAACACAAAAAGATGGAACTTTGGAGCTTGATGATGAGATGTTGACAGAAGCGATCCAAAATAACCTCGCAGATGTTGAAAAGTTGCTCGTAGGTGAAGATGGTGCTGACGGTGTTGCAGTCAAATTCCAGAATTATTTAGAAGGCATCACTGATTCCATTGATGGTGTTTTGGCCGGAACTAAAAAAAGCACTGAATCGAATCTTAAGAGGATCGACAATCGGATTGAGCAGATTGAAGTTAGGTTGGCTCAGAGAGAAGAGACCATGCGTCGGCAATATACTGCGCTTGAAGAGCTAATCAGTGGTATGAACAATCAGAGCGCTTTTTTGACCCAACAAATGGATATGCTCACAAATATGATGACGGGAAATAACTAA
- a CDS encoding flagellar protein FlaG, with the protein MIIESTVLASATQSQFSKGSEQVDEGRKKTADLVQSEQVEKKQVQPEELLKQIKALTEEGLYSVRFENDERANGLVVQIVDRQNDEVIRQVPAEEILDLKVALEDLRGNLVNTES; encoded by the coding sequence ATGATTATTGAATCTACAGTACTAGCAAGTGCTACGCAGTCTCAGTTCAGTAAAGGCTCTGAGCAGGTTGACGAGGGTCGGAAAAAGACTGCTGATCTGGTGCAGAGTGAGCAGGTGGAGAAAAAACAGGTTCAGCCAGAGGAATTATTGAAGCAGATCAAGGCATTGACGGAAGAGGGTCTTTACAGCGTCCGTTTCGAGAATGACGAACGGGCAAATGGTTTGGTCGTTCAAATTGTCGATCGACAGAATGATGAAGTTATTCGTCAGGTTCCTGCGGAAGAGATTTTGGATTTAAAAGTTGCCCTTGAAGATTTGCGTGGAAATTTGGTGAATACAGAAAGTTAG
- a CDS encoding flagellin yields MALTINTNVASLNAQRNLGNSQSALNKSMQRLSSGLRINSAKDDAAGLAISDRMTAQIRGLNQAARNANDGISLAQTAEGALQESTNILQRMRELAVQSANDTNSASDRQSLEDEVNQLQAELDRIAETTTFNGRNVIDGSMTNATFQVGANAGTNQTISFSIDSAATADLGTDALVAGTPEVAETLSSLTAQGITLTALEGSGVSGDNISLEIQDGGDGASPSITVTGNAIVVSGDITTNSSLTTLEISNLIAGDADAQALVTVSGGDGTAATVAGAANLTGGVDYEAAVDATGTRTIDAVSVLSRAEASITIESIDEALEDIDGIRGGLGAIQNRFESTIANLNNVSENLSAARSRILDADIAQETSAMTKNNILQQAGVSILAQANQAPQLALSLLG; encoded by the coding sequence ATGGCTTTAACAATTAACACAAACGTCGCTTCCCTTAATGCCCAACGTAACTTGGGTAACTCTCAAAGTGCGCTGAACAAGTCAATGCAGCGCCTCTCTTCCGGTCTGCGCATCAACAGTGCTAAAGACGATGCTGCCGGTCTGGCTATTTCTGACCGCATGACCGCGCAAATCCGTGGCCTCAATCAGGCTGCCCGTAATGCTAACGATGGTATCTCTCTGGCGCAAACAGCTGAAGGTGCTCTGCAGGAAAGTACTAATATCCTCCAGCGCATGCGTGAGCTGGCTGTTCAGTCCGCGAACGATACCAACAGTGCTTCTGACCGCCAGTCATTGGAAGACGAAGTCAATCAACTGCAGGCGGAATTGGATCGTATTGCTGAAACAACGACCTTCAATGGCAGAAATGTTATTGATGGAAGTATGACCAATGCAACGTTCCAGGTTGGTGCCAACGCCGGTACAAATCAGACCATCTCTTTCTCTATTGACAGTGCTGCTACTGCTGATTTAGGGACAGATGCACTTGTTGCTGGGACCCCAGAGGTGGCTGAAACGCTTTCGTCTTTAACAGCCCAGGGGATTACTCTTACGGCGCTTGAAGGAAGTGGTGTCTCTGGAGATAACATCTCTCTTGAGATTCAAGATGGTGGCGATGGTGCGAGCCCATCAATTACTGTGACTGGCAATGCAATTGTTGTTTCTGGTGATATTACAACAAACTCCTCTCTCACAACCCTAGAAATATCTAACCTGATTGCCGGTGATGCTGATGCACAAGCTCTTGTAACGGTCTCAGGTGGTGATGGTACTGCTGCTACAGTTGCGGGCGCTGCCAACCTAACTGGTGGTGTTGATTATGAGGCAGCTGTTGATGCTACCGGCACCAGAACGATTGACGCGGTATCTGTTCTTTCTCGGGCGGAAGCGTCTATCACCATCGAAAGTATCGATGAGGCTTTGGAAGATATCGATGGTATTCGTGGTGGATTGGGTGCGATTCAGAACCGTTTTGAATCGACTATTGCCAACTTGAATAACGTTTCTGAGAACCTTTCAGCTGCACGTTCAAGGATTCTGGATGCAGATATCGCGCAAGAAACTTCGGCGATGACTAAGAATAACATTCTGCAACAGGCTGGTGTTTCGATTCTGGCGCAAGCCAACCAAGCTCCGCAACTGGCTCTTTCACTGCTTGGCTAA
- a CDS encoding flagellar assembly protein FliW: MMKTIQSRFGEIEYDPESTLLFPEGLIGFESLRDFIVMPNEKQGPLFWIQSVEDPQVAFILTDPTNFYYDYKVVPDGRERQKLGIDENGESHIISVVTVSSDRKITLNLAAPILFAPGTNRALQVILESPQFSSQTPLPEVGKKN; this comes from the coding sequence ATGATGAAGACGATTCAGTCCCGTTTTGGAGAAATTGAGTATGACCCCGAAAGTACCCTACTGTTTCCGGAAGGCTTGATCGGTTTTGAATCTCTACGCGACTTTATTGTGATGCCGAATGAAAAGCAGGGGCCATTGTTTTGGATTCAGAGTGTCGAAGACCCTCAAGTCGCCTTTATCCTGACCGATCCGACCAATTTTTATTATGATTATAAGGTGGTCCCAGATGGCCGAGAACGGCAGAAGTTGGGGATCGATGAGAATGGCGAAAGTCACATTATCAGTGTAGTGACCGTATCTTCAGATCGGAAAATTACCCTCAATCTGGCGGCGCCAATTCTGTTTGCTCCAGGAACCAACCGGGCCTTGCAGGTGATTCTGGAAAGTCCACAGTTTAGTTCACAGACCCCGCTGCCAGAAGTCGGAAAGAAAAACTAA
- the csrA gene encoding carbon storage regulator CsrA, giving the protein MLVLTRKTGEGIIIGDDIRITVVELKGGGVRIGIDAPREMKVHRQEVFDKIKQENKEATQWDIADLNELSNILDAGRRK; this is encoded by the coding sequence ATGTTGGTACTGACACGTAAGACCGGCGAAGGAATTATCATCGGTGACGATATTAGAATTACTGTTGTTGAGCTTAAAGGGGGCGGAGTGCGGATCGGTATTGATGCTCCACGTGAGATGAAGGTTCATCGTCAGGAAGTCTTTGATAAAATCAAGCAGGAAAACAAGGAGGCAACACAGTGGGACATTGCGGATCTCAACGAATTGAGCAATATTCTGGATGCGGGGAGGAGAAAATGA
- the flgL gene encoding flagellar hook-associated protein FlgL encodes MRATQTTTYRSLQSFLDRTSDTLANLQLQAATGKRVNRPSDDPTAISPILSAKTQIQTSDRYIETIETGLDRIDNMDGYLDGIENTLVRLKEIAITTVNGSLNDQDMLTYAEEVAQLRESLIDSGNAQIDGKYLFSGFSEKTVPFEPADPTLPVSSANPIVYVGDSGSVEFEIAPNELIEVNLTGDDLMFGSVDIFALVTTLEEELRANNQSGVQALINPLEDAANQIRSQRSLKGNVGRRLETALDHMEEIKIDMEAYRSRFEDADILETITAMAQQEQSFEAALNVTGKVSALSILDYL; translated from the coding sequence ATGAGAGCTACCCAGACAACAACATATCGCAGTCTCCAATCATTTTTAGATCGTACCAGTGATACTCTGGCAAATTTGCAATTGCAGGCCGCCACGGGAAAGCGAGTCAATCGTCCTTCAGATGATCCGACCGCGATCAGCCCGATTCTCAGTGCCAAGACGCAAATCCAGACATCAGATCGCTATATCGAAACCATTGAAACCGGCCTGGATCGGATAGACAATATGGATGGCTATCTGGATGGTATTGAAAATACCTTGGTCCGGTTGAAGGAAATCGCTATCACCACAGTGAACGGTTCTCTGAACGATCAGGATATGCTCACCTATGCAGAAGAGGTCGCTCAATTGCGCGAGTCTTTGATTGATTCGGGAAATGCACAAATTGACGGTAAATACCTGTTTTCCGGGTTTAGTGAAAAGACAGTTCCTTTTGAGCCAGCTGATCCGACTCTTCCGGTTTCCTCAGCTAATCCAATCGTTTATGTTGGCGACAGTGGTTCCGTTGAGTTTGAAATTGCACCAAATGAGTTGATTGAAGTTAATCTGACCGGAGACGATTTGATGTTTGGAAGTGTGGATATTTTTGCTTTGGTAACAACCCTGGAAGAAGAGCTTCGGGCCAATAACCAATCGGGAGTACAGGCACTGATCAATCCACTTGAGGATGCAGCCAACCAGATTCGGAGTCAGAGAAGTTTAAAAGGAAATGTCGGTCGACGACTTGAAACTGCGCTTGATCACATGGAAGAGATAAAAATTGATATGGAAGCGTACCGCTCCCGTTTTGAGGATGCCGATATTCTTGAAACTATTACAGCTATGGCACAGCAGGAGCAGAGTTTTGAGGCCGCATTGAATGTGACCGGGAAGGTCTCTGCCCTCTCTATTTTGGATTATCTTTAG